The segment CGATTGCCAGCGATACCCTGCCGGACGCTTCCGCCCCCTCCGACTGGACTGACATCCCCGACTTCGATCAGCAGTTCAAGGTCACCACCATCGATAATTCGCCATTGTTCATTTTGACCTTTGGCTACGACTATATCCTGAGATCATCGTTCAACCCTCGAGCAGGAAACGTCTTCACCTGGATGTATCAGGACCTGATTACCGGCACGCCGACCACCTGTCCCTCTCGGCGTTACTTTCAGCAGCGCGAAACCCATCGCTACGAATCGCTGGCGGGCTATCCGGTATCGGTGTTATCCAGCGTCACACTCCCCAACACGCCCGACTTCATCACCACCCGCTACACCGTGTTAGATGAAGATACCGGTCTGGAGATCACTCCCGGCAGCGGCTGGTACCGGATCCCCACCGGCCACGCCATCACCGTGCATAAATGGGTCACCACGCCTGACCTCATGCTGCACGATGATGACGTCTCGGATGTGGCCAACTACACCAGTTACACACCCAGCCTGTCCGACACCAGGATCGACTGGTCGGTGGATCGCGGCCTTGAGTTCGCCATTGTGCATGACGCCGGTGAAGGGAATATTCCGCTGATGCCGGTCAGAAATATCGGCGTCGGTCAGGGGGTGATGGATTACGCCATCACGCGATAGGCTGTGTGCATGAGCAATGCCGGAACAATCGTCTATCGACCGCCGCCACCGCCACCGCCACCAGCAGAACCCTTGCCACCGGGTTGCATAAAGCCACCATTTTTCGGCGGTTCGTCTGGCAGCGACTTGCCCGCAGCCTTGGCGCGTTCCTGCATCCGCTTGTGGTGTTCATTGCGAATCTTTTCGCGTTCCTCTGCGGATTGAGCGCTACGCAGGCGCTCCCGGTGCTCGATCCTCTCCTGCTGGGTCATGAGCTGACTGCCGTAGATGGGCTCTTCATCGGCGGAGTATGCAGGGATGGCGGTGAGAAACAGTGCCGCCGCCAGGGCGGCTGTGATGAATCGTTTATTTTCCATGGACAGATCCTCATTATGTTACTAATCGATAATCCAATCGTCACGAGTTGTTGCGCATTGTCGCACGTGTGCAGGCAGATCCCGCCTGCATCAATCCAACCGATACCATTTCAGTATAGTTATCGATTTAGTCAATTTGGTGGGGATGAGTAATTTTACCTACCTCGGGATATCAGCCGATTGCATAGGCAATTTTCTTATCCCTTCGACTTCGCAGGTTAGATTTTTTTCAGAATCCTTGCTTACGCTTTAAACGTCTATACTTACGGCGTAATTGGGACCATTACCGATTTACTTTTTCAATACAATCCACAGGAGTGACACCATGAACAGGAAGATCAGTATTATTTTATTACTTTTGGCTATCCCCTTCTTCGCATACGCCGACATGCACAACAGAGATGCCGGCGCATCCGGTGGTCAGATGGGGACTTCGCAAGCCACGCATATGATGAGCCGCGACATGATGCATAACATGTCTCGGATTATGCAGCAGATGAACACAATGACACGGGACATGAACCGTATCATGGATCAGACCGAGAACATGGATCAGACCCGGACCCGGGAAATGTCACAGGTGATGGAACAGCTTTCGCAGGCCATGCACAACATGGCGCAACACATGGAACAGGGTAAGGTGGAGGAAAGCATGGTGCAGGAGATGGAACTCCATATGAACAGGATCAGCAACATGATCCGCAACATGGAACAGAAAAACCAGTAATAAGTGATACTGTTGCTGACGTGCCTTGTGACGAATAGCCTGACATGAACAGAACATATTCTGCGTATGCGGCCCTTATCGCGGCAGTGGTATTCTGCGGCGCCACACCCGTCACGGTGGCCACGACAGAACGCTATCTGGAGTTTAGTGCCGGCAAGAGTCGCGGCGAATTCGACACCAACGAAGTCGCCGATATGTATCGTCTGCAACTTGCCTATGGCCAGGTATCGGGTCGTTATGATCACAGCATAACGGCCTCATACCTGTTTCTCAGTGACGAGTTCGGGGATGATTCGGCATTGGGTGATGTTGTGTTGCGTGGTGGCATCATGTTCGACAAAAATAACGCCGCTAAAGACAGCCTTTACGTCTCACTTGCACTAAAACTGCCAACCGGCGATGAATCCAAAGGACTCAGCACGGGTGAAGCCGATCTGGGTGGTTTTCTGAATTATACGCAGCATTATAAGGTCATGAATCTCACCTTGATGGGGGGTTATATTGTCACGGGCGATTCCCGCACAAGGTCCTATGACGACATCCTCGTATATGGGATCAGTTTATCCCGACAGTTTGATAACTGGTATGTCTATGGCGGACTGGAGGGCCGACAGCAGATGCTCGATACCAGCGACGATCCCCTGGAGTTGAATGGTGGTCTTCTTTATCAGATACAACGCAGCCGGTTCCTCACGCTGGAAGGCATAGCAGGCCTGAATGAATCCAGCCTCGACTATGGGATCAGTGTCGGCATCGTGAACTGGTTCTAGCGCTCACGTCATTCAGCATGCGTGGGAACCGACAGATATTTAATACATGGGCATGACGATCGCATGAACATCAACCACAAAATCTATATCGGTCTGGCGCTGCTATTGCTGGTTGTCATTTTCATCGTACAGAATGCGGTCGTGGTCGAAATCCGCTGGCTATTCTGGACCCTCACCATGTCGCGCTCGCTGATGATCTTTTTCGTCCTGGCGATCGGCATCGCCATTGGCTGGATTCTCGGTAGCCATTTCGGCCAAAAACCAATCACGTCTAACGAGCACAGCTGACGATCAGTCGCTGACGCTAATCGGCCCCCTGATCCGCGTAATAAAAATACCGGATAGCGGCCCAGGCCTCCTTCGCGGTCTCGACATACTGAAACAGATCCAGGTTTTCCGGGTCTATCGTTCCCTCCTCCACCAACGCATCGAAATTGATGATGCGCTGCCAGTATTCCCGGCCAAACAGCAACACCGGCACCGGCTTGACCTTTTGGGTCTGAATCAGGGTGAGGGTTTCAAAAAGTTCATCGAGTGTGCCCAGGCCGCCGGGAAAGGCGACCAACGCCTTGGCGCGCATCAGAAAATGCATTTTACGAATGGCAAAATAATGAAACTGGAAACTGAGATTCGGCGTGATGTAAGGATTGGGGCACTGTTCCATGGGCAGGACGATATTCAGGCCGATGCTCTTGCCGCCGACATCATCCGCGCCCCGGTTGGCCGCCTCCATGATGCCGGGCCCACCACCCGTGATGATCACCAGCTCACAGTTCTCATCCTGCTGCGATCTTTCGGTAATCATACGCGCCAGCAAACGGGCCTCGTCGTAGTAGCGCACCTTGTCGAGTATCGATGCGGCGATTTTTACTTGCCGGGTCAGTGCCGGATCCGTTGGATTCGCCAATACCAAGGCCTCCGCCTGCTGCAGGCGCTCTATGGCCAGCTTACGCTCGGGAATGCGGGTACTGCCAAAGATAACCACGGTTGAATGGATGCCATGCTCATGTTGCAGCAGTTCGGGTTTGAGCAGCTCCAGCTGCAGGCGCACCGGGCGCAGCTCATCCCGCAGCAAAAACTGTTTATCGGCATAGGCCAGGCGGTAGGCCGATGAACGGGTCTGCGGCGTGTCCGGCACCCGGCGGGAGACACTGACATCGTCTTTCGCGGACGGGAACACCTTGTTGGGCAGCTCGGGTTTTTTCATCAAAGACTTCCCTCTGATCTAGATCTAGATCTAGATCGA is part of the Gammaproteobacteria bacterium genome and harbors:
- a CDS encoding LapA family protein, translating into MNINHKIYIGLALLLLVVIFIVQNAVVVEIRWLFWTLTMSRSLMIFFVLAIGIAIGWILGSHFGQKPITSNEHS
- a CDS encoding transporter, producing the protein MNRTYSAYAALIAAVVFCGATPVTVATTERYLEFSAGKSRGEFDTNEVADMYRLQLAYGQVSGRYDHSITASYLFLSDEFGDDSALGDVVLRGGIMFDKNNAAKDSLYVSLALKLPTGDESKGLSTGEADLGGFLNYTQHYKVMNLTLMGGYIVTGDSRTRSYDDILVYGISLSRQFDNWYVYGGLEGRQQMLDTSDDPLELNGGLLYQIQRSRFLTLEGIAGLNESSLDYGISVGIVNWF
- a CDS encoding TIGR00730 family Rossman fold protein is translated as MKKPELPNKVFPSAKDDVSVSRRVPDTPQTRSSAYRLAYADKQFLLRDELRPVRLQLELLKPELLQHEHGIHSTVVIFGSTRIPERKLAIERLQQAEALVLANPTDPALTRQVKIAASILDKVRYYDEARLLARMITERSQQDENCELVIITGGGPGIMEAANRGADDVGGKSIGLNIVLPMEQCPNPYITPNLSFQFHYFAIRKMHFLMRAKALVAFPGGLGTLDELFETLTLIQTQKVKPVPVLLFGREYWQRIINFDALVEEGTIDPENLDLFQYVETAKEAWAAIRYFYYADQGAD